The genomic region TCGCCCGCGGCGAACCCGCCTGGGCCTGCGCGCGGCGGCGCCCGCATCCTGCGCGGCGGCAGCTATCTGTGCCACATCTCGTACTGCAACAGGTACCGAAACTCTGCCCGGTCGCAGAACACACCGGACTCGTCGATGGGCAACGCCGGCTTCCGCACCGTCGGCGATGCTCCGACCGCCGGCTGACAGCGGGGCGCCGCCCGCCCCACGCAGGCTGATCGTCGGTAGGGTTGCGCCGTGCAGGAGTTCACCGACGCCAACCGTGCGAACTGGGACGAGCGCGCGGGACTCCATGCCGCACGCAACGGCTCGGGCTACGACGTGGGCCGCTACATCCAGGATCCCGCGCTCCTCTCGGAGGTCGTGCGGTTCGACGTTTCGCGCCTGGGTGACATCGAGGGCAAGCGCGCGGTGCATCTGCAGTGCCACATCGGCACCGACACCATCTCACTCGCGCGACTGGGCGCTCGCGTCACCGGACTGGACTTCTCGCCGGTCGCCGTCGCCGAGGCCCGCTCGCTGGCCGAGGATGCCGGCGACGACGTCGACTTCGCCGAATCCGACGTGTACGCGGCCGCCGACGTGCTCGAGCCCGGCACGTTCGACCTCGTCTACACGGGCGTCGGCGCGCTGTGCTGGCTGCCGAGCGTCTCGCGCTGGGCCCGCGTGGTCGCCGAGCTTCTCGCCCCGGGCGGGCGCCTCTTCATCCGCGAGAGCCATCCGATCGTGTGGGCCGTCGACGAGCGCATCGAGGGCGACATCCACCTGCGCTTCCCGTACTTCGAGACGGCCGAGCCGCTGCCGTGGGATGAGGAGGAATCCTATGTCGCGGTCGATCGGCCGCTGACCGCGACCCGGACGTACTCGTGGAACCACGGCCTCGGCGAGATCGTGACCGCCGTGATGGATGCCGGCCTCACCCTCACCGGGCTGACCGAGCATGACAGCCTGCCGTGGCAGGCGTACCCCGGTCAGATGATCGAGCGTCCCGGCGGCGAATGGGCCCTCGACAAGCTGAGCGGCGTCATGCCGCTCAGCTACACGCTTCAAGCCGTCAAGCCGGGCTGACCCGCCCAGGGCCCGCCGTGTCAGGAGCCCACGTGCCGCGCGCACGCCTCGACGATCGCGCCGGCCGCGTCGATCGCCTCGACGACGTCCTGCGGAGTCGCCGTCGGCCGCTCGTCGTCGGGGTACTCGGTGCTGTTGCGCACCTGACGCATCCAGTCGAACTCCTCGAGGGCGTCGTCGGCGACGAAGGCGGCTGCCGCGACGGCGGTGTTGCGATGCGCGCCGCCGACCGCGCGCACGCGCAGCCCATGCATGGCCAGAACCGCGGCGAGCGCCTTGCGCGCGCCGTCGTACGCGGCCGTGAACGCCATGGCCTGGTCGTCGGTGGCGGCGATGACCTGTGCTGTGCGCACATGCTGCTCGGCCGCGTGAAGGACGCGCCGAGCGTGCTCGGGGTTCACCGCGACGCGTTCGAGCCGCCGCCGTTGAAGCATCTCGCCGATGACCTCGGGCTCATCCGCCATGGACGGCCCCCGTCATCACATCGACGAACGGACGAGACCGCACGGTCTGCACGAAGGGAGTCGGTTCGGCGGCATCCCAGTCCTCCCGGGATGCGCGCGTGATGTTCACCGGGACCGCGAGCCGATCACCGGCGTCGGATGCGATCGCGCTGAGCGTCCTGCGGGCGACGTCTCCGACGACGATCACGTCGACGTCGTTCGGGAACGGTCCGGCTTCGCCGCTCCGGCGGGCAGCCCACGACCCGTAGATGTAGACCTGCTCGACGCCGTCGACGCCGTCGAACGCAGCACGCAGGACCGGAACCGGCCCATATGTCGCCGCGATGATCTCGCGCATCGGAGCGTAGAGCGGATGCTCGGAGTTCGCGCGCACGAGGCGATTGCGCCCCTCGATCCGGTCCTGCAGCACGGCCGCCTCGACGAGGCGCGTGACCTCGCGATGGACCACCGGCCCGCTCACGCCGGTCAGCCGGCCGAGTGCCGACAGCGTGAACTCCGCGTCGGGGTGGCCGAGCGTCTCGGCGAGCAGTGCCCCGACCGCATCGGAACGCACGAACGGCGTCAGCTGCGACGGCAGAGTCTTCACAGAACAGGAATATACATTCCACTTAAAGGAATATTCAAGTCGCCGGTCTGCACGCCCGCTTCGACGGGCTCGAGAAGCGCATGGACCACCTCGACCGCGACGTCCAGGCGATCACCGATCGCCTGCGGCGCGGCGACCGCGGCGCGTAGGCACCGCGGCCGCCAAAGGGCGACGATCCGGGTCAGCCGAACACGCGGGCCTGCGCCCGAACATATTCCGCGTACGCCCCCGCACTCGGCTTGGCCGTGCGGGCCATCGTCTTGCGGTCGACGTCGAAGAGGCCGAGCTTGGGGCCGTAGCCGAAGATCCACTCGAAGTTGTCCATGAGCGTCCAGTGGCAGTAGCCGAGCACCGGCGTGCCCGAGGCGATCTCGTCGGCGAGCAGGTCGAGGGACGCGGGGATGAATGCCGCCCGCGGGGCGTCGTCGGGGCTCTGCAGACCATGCTCGGTGACGAAGACCGGCACGCCGGACTTCTCGTGCGCGTAGTGCACGGCTCCGGCGAGCGAGCCGGGCTCGACGAGCGTGCCCATGCCGTTGCGCTCGCCGTCGGGGACGACCTCGCCGTCGGGCCCGTGGTAGATCCTCTCGTAGTTCTGGACCCCGATGAAGTCGTCGTCGCGCGCGACCTCGAGCCAGTGGTCGTAGACTCTGGCGCGCTTGGCGTCGCGGCGCTCCTCGCCGCCGGGAAGCGCGACCTCGTCGGCGATGGCGATCGAGACGCCGACCGGAAGGTCGGCCCGCCGGGCCTTGATGGCGGTCTTCGCTGCACGGTGCACGAGGGTGAACGCGTCGCGGAAGTCCTCCTGCGCGGCGGCGGGGATGACATTGCCGGCGTAGTACGTGTCGCTCCCGGCGGCGCGCGCCGCGGCGGCGAGCATGTCGAGCTTGATCTGCTCGATGTGCGGCGGGAGCTTGTCCTGCAGCAGCTGCTCGAGATTCGGTTCGTTGAGGGTGACCCCGGCGGCGATGCGGTCGCCGATGCGCGCCATGACGCGATCGCACTGGTCTGCGAACAGCTGCGGGGCATCCGGCGCCAGCCACGACCCCGACGAGGCGAACCAGTGCGGGGCCGCGAAGTGGTTGAACGTCACGATCGGGGCGAGGCCGCGCTCGAGGCATCCGTCGACGAGTTGCTCGTAGTGATCGAGCGCCTCCTGCGAGACCTCGCCGCGCGCCGGCTCGATGCGAGCCCACTCCACCGAGAAGCGGAACGCGTTCAGCCCGAGCCCCGCGACGCGGTCGAGGTCTTCGGGCCACAGGTCGTAGGCGCGGCAGGCGTCGCCCGAGCGCTCCATGAACAGGGTCGGCTCGACGTTCTCGAGGAACCAGATGTCGCTGGCGTCGTTGCCGCCCTCGTTCTGGTGCCCGGCGACGGCGACGCCCCAGAGGAACTCGGGAGGAAAGGCGCCGGTCGCGCGGGCGGGTGCAGTGCGGTCTGTCATCGTGGGGCCTCCGTGAGGAATGAGCGGGAATCGAGGAAGTGGGTATGGGCCGAGGTGCCCGCAGGGAGGGAGATCGAGGTTCGATCGACCTCGAGCACGGCGTCGATGCCCGGCGGCACCGTCACGGCGATGACGGCGCGATCGCCGTCGAGGCGCCAATCGACCGAGAGCCGCCCCGCGGGCGTGCCGACGTGCGCGCTGACGTGCGTGAGGCCGGATTCGAGGTCGGGCGCGACGCGCGCCGTGCGGTAGCCCGGCGCCGTCGGCTGGATCCCGGCGATGCGCCGGTACAGCCAGTCGTCGACGCATCCGAACGCGTAGTGGTTGAGCGACACGGGGCGCACCGTTCCGTCGGGCGCGATCGCGTCCCAGGACTCCCAGATCGTCGTGGCCCCCTGATCAACCTCGTACAGCCACGAAGGGGCCTGGTCCTGCCAGAGCAGCGTGCGGGCGAGGTCGCGGTGCCCGGCATCCCACAGCACGTCCAGCAGGTACGGAACCGAGAGGAACCCGGTGTCGAGCCGGTCGCCGCGCGCGTGGACGAGGCGGACCAGCTCGTCGGCCGCCCCGGCGACCCGATCCTCGGGGATCATGCCGAACGCCAGGGCGATCACATACGGGCCCTGCAGCTCGACCGGCAGCCGTCCCTCGGCGTCGACGTACTCGGCGGCGAAGGCCTGCCGGACCGCCTCGGCTTCCCCGGCGAGCGCCGATGCGTCCTCGTCCCTGCCGAGGACCGTGGCCATGCGTGCCCCGAGGGTGAGCGTCTGAGCCTGGAACATCGGGGCGATGAGCTCGCTCGTGAGCGCCGGCGCCATCCCGATCGCCTCGTGCAGGGGGCGGCCCTCCATCGTGGACGGCGTGAGCCAGTCGCCGAAGTGCATCCCGGTGTTGAACAGCAGCCGCTGCGCCGCGATCCGCTGGGGCGAGAGCTCGCCGGCGTCGAGGTGCGCGGGCAGCTCCGCCCGCGCGCGACTGCGCTGGTGCCGGATCCACCGCAGCGCGGCGTCGTAGTTTTCGCTCAGCACGCGCTCATCGCCGTATCGCTCGTACAGCGTCCACGGCACGAACGCGATCGCATCGCTCCAGCCGGCCGCCGCCACGATCGATCCGATGCCCTCGGCGGAAGCGGCCGCCTCGGCGTCGAACGGCGAGTACGGCGACGTGATCGCGACGGCCCCGTCGGCTCGCTGATCGGCGCGGAGGTTGTCGAGCCACCGGCTGAGGAACGGCACCACGTGCGCGTTGTTCGTCGCCGCTGCGGCGAATACCTGGGCATCCCCGGTCCACCCCGCGCGCTCGCGCTGCGGGCAGTCCGTCGGGATCGACAGGAAGTTCGCCCGCTGGCTCCACACGACGTTGTCGTGCAGGCGGTTCAGCCGCTCGTCGGAGCTCGCGAATGCACCCGTCTGCTCGAGGTCGCTCGAGATCACGACGGCGATGACGTCGTCGGCTGCGAGCGGTTCGGTCAGCCCCCGGACCCGCGCGTAGCGGAAGCCGTGGAACGTGAACTCCGGCTCCCACTCGTCGTCGCCCCCGGCCGAGACGAAGACATCCGATTGGTCCTTGTCGATCCCGACGATGTTGTCGAACCACTCCCCCGCGCCATCGAGGGTCTCGGTGTGCTCGATGACGATCCGCTGTCCCGGCGCGGTGCCGCGCATCCGCAGCCGCACGCGTCCCGCGATCACCTGGCCGAAGTCGACCACCGCCCCCTCGGGCGTGTCCCGCACCGAGCCCGCCGGCAGTTCGGCGACCCGGCGCACCGGCTCTCCCGAGAACGGCACGAGCGTGCCGACATCCGCCCCGATGGCCTCGACCGGCGTCCACGCCGCGTCGTCGAAGCCGACCAGCCTCCAGCCCTGCGGCTCTGCGCGGCGGTCGACCATCTCGCCGACGAAGAGGTCGGCGTAGACCCAGCTTCCCGTGGCGCTGCGCACATCGGCGCCCGACGTCACGAGCCCGCTGCGGCCGTCGGCATAGTCGAGATGCAGCTGCCAGATCGCCTCGGTCGTGTCGCCGAACTGCGCGCTGGAGCCGGTGAGACCGATGCGCCCGGCCCACCATCCGTCGGCGAGGGCGAGGGCGAGGACGTTCTCGCCCTCGCCCAGCGCCGCCGTGACGTCGTAGACCTGCACGCTGAGTCGATGCTCGTAGCTGTCGAACCCGGGAGCGAGCACCTCGTCGCCGGCCCTCGAGCCGTTCACCCACGCCGAGTAGACGCCGTGGGCCGTGGCGTACAGACGCGCGCGCACGAGCCCGCCGGCCACGCGGAACGGCTGGCGCAGCAGCTGCACCGGGCGCAGACGCTCCTCGGGCGGCGCAGACGGGCCCCCGCCCCGGATCCAGTCGACGATGCTCCAGCGCTCGACGAGGGTGGGCTGCTGCACTGGACGGACCCACGACGCCGACCAGTCGACGCTGTCGAGCAGCGCGGTCGTGAAGGTCGACACGGCCCATGGCGTCGGTTCGCCCTCGTGCCGGCTGCGCACACGCCAGCGATACACCGTGTTCGACCGCAGCGGCGGACCGGCGTACACGACCGGCACGCCCGCGGCACCGCTGCCCTCGTGGCGCCACACCGGACCGCTGTCGTCGCCGGCGTCGAGCTCGGCGACCTCGAGCTCGTGTACCGCGTCGGCCTGGCCGACGGTCCACGTGAATCGCGGATGCGCGACACCGACCCCGATGGGCCGAGTGAGGTGCTCGACGCGGAGGTCGGCGCATCGGGGCGTGGTCACGCGGTTCTCCTCACTGGTCTTGCGGGCGGGTCGCGTCAGCTCAGGCGGTGACGCGACGGGCGAAGGCGAGCGCGTCGTCGAAGAGCGGGCCGGTGTCGGCGACACCCTGCCAGAAGTGGCGGCCACCGGGCACGCGGCGGAACTCGACGTCGACCCCTGCGTGCTCCAGAGATGCCGCGAGAAGCTCGCTCTGCTCGATCGGCACGTGGACGTCGTCGGTGCCGTGCGCGATGTGGAAGGGCGGCGCGCCCGGTCCGACCTGCAGGGCCGGGGACGCCCGGCGCGCCACGTCGGGCATGGTGTCGGCCGGCGCACCGAGCCAGCGCGCCTCGCGTGTGGCTTCGGGCGCCTCGCCGGTGTCCTGGCGCGCCATGGCGAACAGCTCGGCCGGACCGAACCAGTCCACGACGCCGCGCACATCGCCCCGTCGGAGTCCGGCGAGCGCCGCGATGGTCGCTCCCGCCGACACCCCCCACAGCACGATTCGCGAGCCGTCGTATCCGTACTCGCCGGCGTGCTCTCGCAGCCAGTCGATCGCGGCATCCGCGTCGTCGAGCTGAGCGGGGAAGCGCGCCTCCCCACTCAGGCGGTACTCGCACGACGCCACCGCGAACCCGGCGGCGACGATGCGGTCGAAGGAGTCCTCGGCCGCGATACCGGGCGTGAACACCTTGCGGCTGCCGCGCAGGAACCCGCCGCCGTGGAAGAACACGACGACGGGCGCCCCTGCGGCAGTCGGCATCCGCAGGTCGAGCGACAGCGGACGGAAGCCCTCGGGCTGGGCGTAGTCGATCTCGAGGATCGCCGTCGGCATCGGCTCAGTCGCGGAACTGGAACTCGGGCATGAAGACGGTGGCGTACTTATCGCCGGCCGCGCGCATGACCTCGAAGGGCGGCACGTAGATGCCCTGCGGTTCGG from Microbacter sp. GSS18 harbors:
- a CDS encoding family 1 glycosylhydrolase; this translates as MTDRTAPARATGAFPPEFLWGVAVAGHQNEGGNDASDIWFLENVEPTLFMERSGDACRAYDLWPEDLDRVAGLGLNAFRFSVEWARIEPARGEVSQEALDHYEQLVDGCLERGLAPIVTFNHFAAPHWFASSGSWLAPDAPQLFADQCDRVMARIGDRIAAGVTLNEPNLEQLLQDKLPPHIEQIKLDMLAAAARAAGSDTYYAGNVIPAAAQEDFRDAFTLVHRAAKTAIKARRADLPVGVSIAIADEVALPGGEERRDAKRARVYDHWLEVARDDDFIGVQNYERIYHGPDGEVVPDGERNGMGTLVEPGSLAGAVHYAHEKSGVPVFVTEHGLQSPDDAPRAAFIPASLDLLADEIASGTPVLGYCHWTLMDNFEWIFGYGPKLGLFDVDRKTMARTAKPSAGAYAEYVRAQARVFG
- a CDS encoding HEPN domain-containing protein is translated as MADEPEVIGEMLQRRRLERVAVNPEHARRVLHAAEQHVRTAQVIAATDDQAMAFTAAYDGARKALAAVLAMHGLRVRAVGGAHRNTAVAAAAFVADDALEEFDWMRQVRNSTEYPDDERPTATPQDVVEAIDAAGAIVEACARHVGS
- a CDS encoding family 78 glycoside hydrolase catalytic domain, whose translation is MTTPRCADLRVEHLTRPIGVGVAHPRFTWTVGQADAVHELEVAELDAGDDSGPVWRHEGSGAAGVPVVYAGPPLRSNTVYRWRVRSRHEGEPTPWAVSTFTTALLDSVDWSASWVRPVQQPTLVERWSIVDWIRGGGPSAPPEERLRPVQLLRQPFRVAGGLVRARLYATAHGVYSAWVNGSRAGDEVLAPGFDSYEHRLSVQVYDVTAALGEGENVLALALADGWWAGRIGLTGSSAQFGDTTEAIWQLHLDYADGRSGLVTSGADVRSATGSWVYADLFVGEMVDRRAEPQGWRLVGFDDAAWTPVEAIGADVGTLVPFSGEPVRRVAELPAGSVRDTPEGAVVDFGQVIAGRVRLRMRGTAPGQRIVIEHTETLDGAGEWFDNIVGIDKDQSDVFVSAGGDDEWEPEFTFHGFRYARVRGLTEPLAADDVIAVVISSDLEQTGAFASSDERLNRLHDNVVWSQRANFLSIPTDCPQRERAGWTGDAQVFAAAATNNAHVVPFLSRWLDNLRADQRADGAVAITSPYSPFDAEAAASAEGIGSIVAAAGWSDAIAFVPWTLYERYGDERVLSENYDAALRWIRHQRSRARAELPAHLDAGELSPQRIAAQRLLFNTGMHFGDWLTPSTMEGRPLHEAIGMAPALTSELIAPMFQAQTLTLGARMATVLGRDEDASALAGEAEAVRQAFAAEYVDAEGRLPVELQGPYVIALAFGMIPEDRVAGAADELVRLVHARGDRLDTGFLSVPYLLDVLWDAGHRDLARTLLWQDQAPSWLYEVDQGATTIWESWDAIAPDGTVRPVSLNHYAFGCVDDWLYRRIAGIQPTAPGYRTARVAPDLESGLTHVSAHVGTPAGRLSVDWRLDGDRAVIAVTVPPGIDAVLEVDRTSISLPAGTSAHTHFLDSRSFLTEAPR
- a CDS encoding class I SAM-dependent methyltransferase, producing MQEFTDANRANWDERAGLHAARNGSGYDVGRYIQDPALLSEVVRFDVSRLGDIEGKRAVHLQCHIGTDTISLARLGARVTGLDFSPVAVAEARSLAEDAGDDVDFAESDVYAAADVLEPGTFDLVYTGVGALCWLPSVSRWARVVAELLAPGGRLFIRESHPIVWAVDERIEGDIHLRFPYFETAEPLPWDEEESYVAVDRPLTATRTYSWNHGLGEIVTAVMDAGLTLTGLTEHDSLPWQAYPGQMIERPGGEWALDKLSGVMPLSYTLQAVKPG
- a CDS encoding alpha/beta hydrolase, translating into MPTAILEIDYAQPEGFRPLSLDLRMPTAAGAPVVVFFHGGGFLRGSRKVFTPGIAAEDSFDRIVAAGFAVASCEYRLSGEARFPAQLDDADAAIDWLREHAGEYGYDGSRIVLWGVSAGATIAALAGLRRGDVRGVVDWFGPAELFAMARQDTGEAPEATREARWLGAPADTMPDVARRASPALQVGPGAPPFHIAHGTDDVHVPIEQSELLAASLEHAGVDVEFRRVPGGRHFWQGVADTGPLFDDALAFARRVTA